The Pseudomonadota bacterium genomic sequence AGCATGAGGACCCTGGCGCGCCAGACACTGGACACCCTCACGGGCAGACGGGCAAGCAAACCGGTCGAGACCACACCGCCGCCGGAGCCCGAGGCGCCGCCACCAGTGGCAACCGGAGCCGTGCTGGTAGAAGCCAACGTGATGGCCGCGCTGGTGAGCGTGGATGGTGAAGAAGCCGGCCAGATGCAGGGAGGCCGCTTGCTGCTGCAGGAGGTCAGCCCCGGATCGCATTCGATAGAGGTCACTGCGCCGGGATACGAGCCGATGCGTACGACCGTTACCGTGACAGCGCAGAGACACACACCCGTGAGGCTGACCCTGAGGGAGCTGCCCAGCGGGCAGCCCATGGGATGGCCTCGCACCAAGATGTGGGTCGGCATGTCGCTCGTTGCGGGGGCTGCCGCGCTCGTGGGGGCGACGGCGTTCACCTGGATGCGGATCGCGAAGCTCAACGACGACCGGCGTCTGCTCAACTACCGTCGCGCTGCGGGCGCGCAGCCTATGCGCTCGGCGAACGTGTGCGACGCCGCCGAGGCCGGCACGAGCTTCGGGGTGTCGCCCTCGGACTTGAGGCACGTTCAGGATGTGTGCGCGAGAGCGAGTACGCTGGAAACCCTGCAGTACATACTGATAGCGGCTTCAGCCATTGGCGGTGGGGTGGGCGCCTACTTGCTTGTGACAGGCGATCGGGAGGCTCGGGCCACAGCGGCTTCCCGCTCGCGCGCCGTGAGTCTCGTTCCTCGCTTGAGCCGCGACACCGCCATGCTGAACGCGGCGATCGCGTTCTGAGCCCGCCCTGGTCATATATGTAGTCATCTATTGTTGGCTGGCAGGGTAGAGGATGCGGATCGTTGGCGGCAAGCTGCGAGGCCGACGCATTCGGCAGCCTTCGGGCAGCCCTGCGCGGCCTACCACCGAACGCGCGAGGGAAGGCGTGGCGTCCGCGCTCGACGCTCGCGGAGCGCTCGCGGATGCGTACGTCCTGGAGCTCTTTGCGGGGACCGGAGCGCTCAGCTTCGAAGCGCTCTCGCGCGGAGCCAGCGCTGCGCTCTTGGTCGAGCTCGACGCCCGCATGCGCCGGCTGATCCGTAGGACGGCACATGAGCTCGGGCTCGCCACGCTTATCCGGCTCCTGGCCCTTGATCTTCTCGGCCCGGCCGATCGCGTCGCTGCGCGGATCGGCGCTGTCGCCCAGCGCCCCTTCGATCTGGTGTTCGTGGACGCTCCGTACGCCCGGCAAGGGTCCGTCGCTGCGCTTCTCGAGGCGCTAGCCGCGGGCAAGACGCTGGCCAGCTCGGCGACCGTAGTGATAGAGTACAGTCGCCGTGGTTCGCTGAAGCTGGTGAACTTTGTTACGCTGGCTTCGTATCGCTACGGAGACACCAGCGTGCTTTTTGCTCGTCCGCCGGGCGCCAGCGCAACCAAGCGATGACGACAGCGATCTACGCAGGCTCGTTTGACCCGCTGACCAACGGTCATGTCAGTGTCGTTCGTGGCGGCTTGGTGGCCTTCAAGCGCATCACGGTGGCCGTGGCGCGCAATCCAAAAAAGACGCCTCTGTTCAGCGTGGAGGAGCGCCTCGCGATGCTGCGCGAAGAGCTGGGCAGCGAGCCGAGAACGCGTATCGACGACTTTGATGGGTTGCTGGTCGACTACGCGCGCGAGCAGGGAGTGCGTGTGGTCCTGCGAGGCCTCAGAGCGGTCGCCGACTTCGAGCACGAATGGCAGATGGCCAACGTCAACCGCCACATGTACCCCGAGCTGGAAACGGTGTTCATCATGGCCACGGACTACTTCTACGTAAGCTCCAGCTTCGTCAAAGAGGCCGCTTCGCTGGGGGGGGATGTGCAGGGTATGGTGCCCCAAGGGGTGGCGCGCAGGCTACGCTCCAAGTTCGGCCGGTAGACTGGGGGCCGCACCCAGCCCCTATCCGCGAGCTCGCGAAGCGCGGGGATAGCTGCGAGGCTGACTCTGCCGGCGCGTAGCTCGTCCAAGCTGGCTCGCCCCTTGCGCAGCGCATCTCGCACGCGCAACCAGCCCAGCAAGTACGCTGCGTCGCGAGCCACGCCCCCCCCGCGGTAGACGCGCTCGCTGATCACGATCGCGTCCGTCGCGGGGAAGTGCTCCTCACGATGCAACCTTTGGGCTGTATCACCGAAGCAGGCGCCGGCGTGCATCCAATCGGTGGCCAGCACGCGCGCGGCCAGCGTGCGCAGACGCCGCGAGTCGATCAGCCCGGCAGCCTCTTCGCAGCACAAGGCAACGCCTTCCTGGTCGGTGAAGGATCCCGCCGTACCGATCTCCAGCAACCTCATGGTCTGCGCCCGACCGTTGGCAGCGGCAACCAGATGACCAAACACCTCGTGGACGGCGATGCGCAGCGCCTCGCGGGGCTCAAACGCCCGCGAGCCCACGTAGATGACCCCGTTGCCGGTCGCTGCGCCAGCGGCCAGGCGCGGCTCCATGCGCACTTGTACCGCCAGCCCGGCAACGCGCGCCAACTCCCGCACCGCGGCCGCCACGGACACCGTGGCCGCCCTCGCTCCGCCCGAGGAGCTTGACCGCGATGCAACGGGAACCTCGTCGAGCAGTCTGCGTGCCAGCGTGGCGAGCGAGATGGGCCCCGCGACCGTGTTGACCTGCTCGGCTCCGGTTCCGAACCGCCGCGCCGCTAGGCGACGCACGCGCCGCCCGTCGCCGATGGCATCGACCAACGCGAGCTCGAGCTCGAGCTCGTCCAGCTTGTCCAGGTAAAGCTGCGCGCCGGGAAGGGCTCTCGCCTCGTGCCGCGCCCGATCCAGTGTCCGAAATGCACCGTGTGTGCCCCGTCTCTCGAGCTGCCAGCTCGGCACGGGCTTGCGTCCCGAGCGCAGATCGCACAACAGCCTCTGCCGCTCCTCGACGGCGTTCTTGGGTGTCAGCCGTGCCAACAACCCGATGGAGCTCGCGAGTCGCGCCAAGTCGGTGTCGCAGCGCCTCAGCGCTTCCTGCGGTGTACGGACCACGAGCCCTTTGGATGCTGCCAAACCGCCGTCGCGTCAACGTTTTCGGAAACGCTTGAGCCCCGAAAGGCAAGCGTGGCCGCCAATCCCGCACGAGTCAGCTCGCCTGCTCCCTCCTACGCCCTCCTGCCACATCAACCCCTCCAGATTCAGGCGGCGCGCAAGACAACTGCTTCAAGCGAAGAACCCTCGTGAAGGGCTACCTCCGCGTTACAGCTGCCACCTTTGGTGCTAGCCTTGGAAGGCAATGGATGCCGCAAAACTGAAGGGGTCGTAGACAAAATGTATGAATCCGCGCAGGACATGGTGTCGCGCATTGCGGCACTGCAGGATTTCAAGGAATACGAGAATCTACACTGGGAAGGCTCGTTCGAGGACTACCTGAGCATCGTGCGTGAGCGCCCCGAGGTCACTCGCAACGCCTTTCAGCGCCTGTACGATATGATCGTCAGCTACGGCGAGGAAGAGTACATCGACAACAAGAAGCGGCTGGTGCGCTACCCCTTCTTCACGGATCCGCTCGAGCGTGGCAAAGACGCGATTCATGGGCTCGACATCCCTCTGATGCGTCTCGTTCACGTGCTGCAGGCAGCGGCTCAGGGCTACGGTCCGGAAAAACGCATCATTCTTCTGCATGGTCCCGTGGGCTCTTCGAAGAGCACCATCGCTCGCTTGCTCAAGAAGGGCCTGGAAGCGTACTCACGCACCATGCCCGGAGCGCTGTATACGTTTCGCTGGGTCAATCTCGAAGATACAGGGCTGGTCGGCAGCAACGACGTACACAACGGCCGGTTTGCATGCCCCATGCACGAGGAACCGCTACGACTGATACCGCCGGAATGGCGAGTCCGTGCGATCGATGAGCTCAAGCTCGGCAGCGACCGTTTCCGTGTCGTTGTGGAAGGGGACCTCGACCCGGCCTGTCGCTTCGTCTTCCGTGGCCTGATGCAAAAGCACCGGGGTGACTGGGCTGCCGTCACACGCAACCACGTCCGAGTCCAGCGCCTGATCCTGAGCGAAAAAGACCGGGTGGGAATCGGGACCTTTCAGCCCAAGGACGAAAAGAACCAAGACTCGACCGAGCTCACCGGGGACATCAACTATCGAAAGATCGCGGAGTTCGGCTCCGACTCGGACCCCCGCGCCTTCAACTTCGACGGCGAGCTCAACATCGCCAACCGCGGCATCGTGGAGTTCGTAGAGATTCTCAAGCTGGACGTAGCCTTTCTGTACGATCTGTTGGGTGCGACTCAAGAACACAAGATCAAGCCCAAGAAATTCGCCCAAACAGATATTGATGAGGTCATCATCGGCCACACCAACGAGGCGGAATACAAGAAGCTCCTCAACAACGAGTTCATGGAGGCGCTGCGCGATCGCACGATCAAGATTGACATCCCCTACATCACCAGGGTGAGCGAAGAGATCAAGATCTACGAGAAGGATTTCTCTCAGGGTCGTCTGCGAGGCAAGCACGTGGCGCCCCACACCCTTGACGTCGCGGCCATGTGGGCTGTGTTGACGCGGCTTGAGGAGCCCAAGAAGCACCAAACGTCGTTGTTGCAGAAGCTGAAACTGTACGACGGCAAGGTGTTGCCCGGATTCACCCAGGATAACGTCAAGGAGCTGCGCAAGGAGGCCAAACGCGAGGGACTCGACGGAATCTCGCCTCGCTACGTGCAAGACAAGATCTCGAACGCCTTGGTGCGCGAGGGGGTCGAGGGCTATATCAACCCCTTCATGGTGCTCAACGAACTAGAGAAAGGGCTGAAGCATCACTCGCTGCTCGCCTCCGAAGAGCAAAGCAAGAACTTCACCGAGCTGATCGGCGTGGTCAAAAGCGAGTACGAGGAGATAGTGAAGAACGAAGTTCAGCGCGCTATCAGCGCGGACGAGGGGGCCATCGCTCGCCTGGCGGCCAACTACATCGACAACGTACGCGCCTATACGCTCAAGGAAAAAGTGAAGAATCGATATACGGGCCGCGACGAATCCCCCGACGAGCGGCTGATGCGTTCGATCGAGGAGAAAATCGACATTCCGGAAAACCGCAAGGATGACTTTCGCCGCGAGATCATGAACTACATCGGCGCACTGGCGATCGAGGGGAAGAAATTCACCTACGACACGAACGATCGCCTCCGGCGCGCGTTGGAGATGAAACTATTCGAGGATCAAAAGGATTCCATCAAGCTGAGCAGCTTAGTCTCGAATGTCATCGACAAGGAAACGCAAGACAAGATCGACGTGATCAAGAGCCGGCTGATCAAGCACTACGGGTACAACGAGGCCTCAGCGAACGACGTGCTGTCCTTTGTAGCAAGCATCTTCGCCCGCGGCGACGTCAAGCACTAGGTAACTAGCACTAGAAACACTACCCCATGGGAGGGGGGATGCTCAGCCTCCGAAACCCGTTGTCGTAGCTGAACAGCGGCTGCGCCACGACGACGTCCTCGTCCACGCCGTCGATCCGCGAAATGCTCACTATGCGGTGGACCCGTTGGCCGGGAGGTCCCTGCCGCTCGACCTGGATCGCGTACCGAATCGCCTGGGCGATTAGCGATGCCGCGGCCGCCCGGGACCCACCCAGGCTGTTCTGGACAAAGATATCGAGGGCCGCCAACGCGGCCGAAACCGAGCCCGCATGGACGCCCAACAGACTCCCCGGGGTCTGGGTGGCGGCCAATAGCGCCGAGCCGGCGTCATGGACCCCGATATCGTCCATGATCAGGCGATCGGCACGCAGGCGCGCAGCAGCGGCAAAGAGCGCTTCCAGCCCGTACTGCGTCGCATCCCGGCGCAACCGGATGATCCCTTCCGGAGCCGCACAGGAGCTTGGGCGTGCCTCCAAGGCGACTACCCGCTCCGTACCGGCAGCACCGCCCCCGAGCGCTGCCAGCAGCGTGCTCACGCCGGAACCCGGTCCGCCGCTGACCAGGATCGACTTGCGCTCCGATACGGCGGAAGCAAGCAGCGCGTGCATGTCCTGCGAGAGCGTTCCGTTCTCCGTCAGTTGCGAGAGCGTGGGCGCCTGGGTCGCGACGCGCTGCACGGTCACCAGCGGGCCCTCGGGCGCAACCGGAGGCAGCAGAATCTGGACCTGGGAACCATCCTCGAGCTCCGCGGCCTGGATAGCCTGTTCGGGGTCGAACTCGCTTCCCGTACGTTCGACGAGCCGTGTCGTCACAGCGAGCAGGGCGTCGCGCGATGACAAGAACGCCCCGGCGCGCTCCAAGCCGCCGCCGGTGTCGGTGAACAGGTTTTGCGGACCATCGATCACGATCTCGCGCGTCCGATCATCGGCCAGCATTCGGTCGAGCGGACCCAGACCGATCGCCTCCCTGGTAGCGGCCTCGATGACGAAATCGCAGTCGAGCTGGCTTGATAGGACCCCCAACTCCTGCAGCTCCCGCACCCGGCGCTCCAGGTGGCTGCGGCTGGAGTCCGCCAAGACCTCCTGCTCTCTTCCCACGACGTCCATCTGACGGGCCAAGTGCTCCATGGTGTCGCCAAGCGCTTGCTTCAGGCGTTCGGGCGGGCTCAGGGTGCCCGGTTCGACGGGAGGAGGCGGCGGAGGCGCCGCAGCTGCAGGGATCGGCGCTGCGGGACTCGCGCCAGGCACTGTTGGATCCCCGCCCGCCATGGGCGGTGGCGGCGGCACGGTGGGCTGCGCCATGGGTGCCGCCGAGGGCAGCGATTCGGGTTGTGGGGGCTCGGTTGGCGGCGTCTCGGAGGGGATCGCGGCCGCTTCGGCCTCGGTCTCTAGCTGGACGAAGAAATCGCCCAGCTGAATCCGGTCGCCAGGCTGCACGATTACGGGCGAGCTGATCTTGCGCCCGTTTACGTAGGTTCCGTTGGTGCTTTGCAGGTCGAACAGGACGTAGCCCTGTTCCTTGAGCATCAGACGCGCATGCCGTTTGGACACGTTGTCCTTGGGAAGCATCACGTCGTTGCTATCGAGACGCCCAAAGCTGATCTCCGGCTTATGGAACTCGAGCCTGCTCGGGTTGCCGCTGCGTTCTCTAACCAAAACACTAAACATCCGTCACCCTCTTGACCTGCGTTGCACTGTTTCCGTGCTGGACCATGCAGTGGCGCATTGAAATGGACGCTCCAGGTTAGAGTCAAGCGCCGGCGTGTCAATTCCGCTCATTCGGGGCCTTGGGATCGAAGCTGTGCTCGTGCGACCTCAGCGATACCCTCGGCGTCGAGCCCAAAGCGACGGTACAGGTCGGCCTGAGGTCCGCTCTCGCCGAAAACATCCAAGATTCCATGGCGGTGGACCCGCGTGCCCGGGGCCCCCGTAAGGGCCTCGGACACGGCACTGCCGAGCCCGCCGATCACCGTGTGATCCTCGACGGTCACCATCAGCCCATGCGACCGGGCGAGCTCCCGCACGCCTGAGTCGTCGAAGGGCTTGATCGACGGGACGTTGACCACGGACGCGTCGATTCCATCGGCGCGCAAGAGCTCGGATGCACGCAGCGCATGCGCTACCACGCCGCCGCTCGCCAGCAGTGCGAGCTCGGCACCCCTATGCAACACGTCCAAACGACCTGGGCGAAAACGATACTCGGCGCTGTGTACGGCGGACAGATTTTGGCGAGTCAGGCGCAGATAGGCCGGGCCCGCAGTAGCCAAGAGGTGCGCCACGATCCGTCGCGTCTCTACGCCGTCAGCCGGTTGATAGACCTGCATGCCGGGCAATGCTCGCATCAGCGCCAGATCTTCGAGGCCCATCTGGGAGTAGCCGTCTTCCCCCGTGCCGAGCCCCGCGTGGGTGCCTGCGATCTTCACGTTGGCGCGATTGTAGGCCACCGAGATCTTGATCGTCTCGAAGCGACCGGCGATGAAGCACGCGAACGAGCAGCAGAACACCGTCTTGCCACAAAGCGCGAGGCCCGCGGCCACCCCAGCCATGTTCTGTTCGGCGATACCCATCTGAAAAAAGCGCTCCGGGTAGCTCTTGGCGAACAGGGAGCACTTGGTAGAGCAAGAGAGGTCGGCGTCCAGCACCAGCAGTTCGGGATGATCGGCACCAAGCTCCGTCAGGGCCTCACCGAACGCCTGGCGCGTCGCGATCGGGCCGGCCTGCGCTGGCGCGTTGATTCGAGCATGCGCGCCCGCCTGTAAACGCGCTTGGCTCATGCTGGCACCGCCGATTCGATCTCACGGATGGCTTGCGCGGCCTGCTCGGCATTCGGCGCCACGCCATGCCAGGCGTTGTTGTCTTCCATGAACGAGACTCCCTTGCCCTTGACCGTGTCGGCGACGATAACCTTGGGCTTGCTGCGACGCTCGCCTGCCCAGTCGTAGGCATCCAGAATCTGGTCGTGATCGTGGCCATCGATACGCTTGGTGTCCCAGCCGAAGGCCTGCCACTTGGCCTCGATGGGCTCGATGGGCATGATCTCACGTACAAACCCATCCAATTGAGCCCGGTTGTTGTCCACGATGGTGATCAAGTTATCCAGCCCGAACTTGGCTGCGCTCATGGCGGCCTCCCAGATCTGACCCTCTTGGATCTCTCCATCCCCGACCAAGCAATAAACGCTGTAGTCACGCGCATCGAGGCGGGCTGCCAACGCCATTCCCTGAGCGATCGACAGCCCCTGTCCGAGCGAGCCGCTGCTGCTTTCGATACCGGGCACGCTGTCGCGGACGGGATGACCCTGAAGGCGTGACCCCGCCGCACGCAGGCTGCCGAGCTCGGCTTCATCGAAGTAGCCATGACGTGCCAGCGTGACGTACAAGGCGGGCACGCCATGCCCCTTCGACAGCACGAAACGATCGCGTTCCGGCCAGCTCGGACGCGAAGGATCATGACGCAGCTTGCACTGGTACAAGGAGGCGACAAGGTCGATCATGCTAAGCGAGCCACCGGGATGGCCGCTGCCCGAATGCTCGAGCATTTGGATAATCTGCACGCGCAGCTTGGCGCACTGCGCGACCAAAGCCGCGACCTGCTCCCCACGAACCGCCGCCCTGTGCATCGCTACCTCCGCAACGTTGGTCCTCAAGCGGGCGCGTCTGTAGCACGTTCCTGCGCGACTGCACACCCGAAGCCGGAGTCGCTTGCGTAGCGCCGGTGCTGCTCGACACCCCGGGCTCGCGGTACTACGGTGCGCGCACATGCTGGAGCGAGAGCTGAGGGAAGCCACCAGCCTGGCGCGAGAGGCCGGGCGTATCTTGTTGGAGCTCTATCACACAGACGTTGTCGTGGATTTCAAGGGTCGCAGCGATCCGGTAACCGAGGCGGACAAGCGCGCCAACACCTACATCGTCAACGGGCTGCGCGCGCGTTTCCAAGACGGCGTCGTGGCGGAGGAGACGGAAGACACCAGCGACGCGCTCCGCAAGGGTCGCTGCTGGTACGTCGACCCGCTGGATGGAACCAAGGAGTTCCTCGCAAGGAACGGCGAGTTTTCGGTGATGATCGGCCTTGCCATAGATGGGCGAGCTCAGCTCGGCGTCGTGTACCAGCCGGTAACCGACAAACTGTACCGTGGTGTCGTAGGCGAGCGCGCTAGTCTTCACTACCAGGGCCGCGAGACGCACCTGTGCGTCAGCGAGCTGGCCGAGCCATCCGAGCTGGCCTTGATCATGTCGCGCTCCCACGGCTCCATCCACATCGACCAGCTCGTCGAGCGGCTGGCCATCAAGCGCACGGCCAAGAGCGGTTCCGTCGGCCTGAAGATCGGACAGATTGCGGAGCGCAAAGCGGACCTTTACGTGCTCTTCTCCGATCGATCCTGCGCGTGGGACGCGTGCGCGCCCGAGGCGGTGTTGCGGGCCGCGGGCGGGCAGCTCACCGACCTGGCGGCGCAGCCGCTGCACTACGGGGGAACGGATGTCCGCAACCGCAGAGGTCTGCTCGCGTGCAACGCGGCTGCTTTCGACGCAGTCCGGCCGGTGGTGGCCGCCCTCGGCAGCGAGCACGGCCTTGTTTGAGCACCCGAAACGCAGAGCGCGCCGACGCGAGCCATGACCCGCAGCCGCGGCAGACTGGTCGTCGTAGCCAACCGTGGACCCTACCGCATGGCCACGCAGGGCAGCGCCGTCCGGCTCATGCGGGCTGCAGGGGGTCTCGTCACGGCCTTGGACCCGGTGCTGCGCGATCACGGTGGTGTGTGGGTCAGCGGCGACGAGATCCAGATGAACGGGGCGGAACGCGGCCAGGTGGGCTACGATCTCGCACACGTCTCGATGACCGCCTCGCAACGGGAGGGTTTCTATCAGGGCGTATCCAACGCCGTGCTGTGGCCCACCCTCCACAGCTTCCCGCCCACCATCCGCATCGGAGAGGCGCCATGGCACGACTACGTGCATGCGAACGACATGTTCGCGCAAAGTATCTGCCACTCGAGCCGACCCGGCGACCTCGTATGGGTGCAGGACTACCACCTGATGCTCGTACCCGCGATACTGCGGCGCAGGCGGCCCCGTGCACGCATCGGCTGGTTCTGTCATGTGCCGTGGCCAGGGCCGGATCTGTTTGCGATGCTACCGTGGCGCGGCGAGATTCTCGAAGGGCTGCTGGGGGCGGACGTCATCGGCTTTCATTGCGACTCGTACGCGATGAACTTCCTGGCTTGTGCGGAGCGTGTCACGGATCTGCGCGTCGACCCGGCACGCATGACGGTGCGCGCGGGGCGACGCACGGTCAGGGTCACGGTTGCACCCATCGGTGTACCGGTGGACGACATCCAGACGCTGGCTTCGGGCCCCCGCGTGGCAGCGCACGTGGAACGCATTCACCACGCGTTGGGCAATCGCCGTATCGTGCTGGGCGTGGACCGGCTGGACTACACCAAGGGAATTCCCGAGCGCATTCTCGCATACGAGCAGTTTCTTCGCTCCGACCGCTCCATTCGCAATCGCTATGTCTTCGTACAGGTGATGGTTCCCAGTCGGACGGATGTACGCGCATACGCGGAGCTCAAAGCCGAGATCGATCGACTGGTCGGCAGCGTGAACGGCCAGTACAGCTCCACCGGCAGGGTCGCTGTGCACTACCTGTACCGCAACCTCGATCAACACGCGCTCTACGCCCATTACATGGCCGCGGACGTGGCGTTCATCACACCCTTGCGGGACGGTATGAATCTCGTTGCCCAAGAGTACGTGGTTTGTCACATGAACTGCGATGGTGTGCTGGTTCTGAGCGAGTTTGCCGGGGCCGCGGACTACTTGACCGACGCGCTGACGGTCAATCCCCACGACATCGATGCGCTCGCAGGAGTGCTCAAGCGAGCGCTCAGCATGCCCCACGACGAGGTGCGGCAACGCATGACCAACCTTCGAAACGTCGTGCACAAGCTTGATGTGCACCGCTGGGCCGACACCTTCCTGTCCAACATCGAGCGACCGCTCTAGGGGAGCTCCGGTCCGATCGGCGCTCTGGGTTCGTCAAAATGCAGCCCACACCAGCACAATTGGCGCGCCAGGTGCTCTCGCTACCGAAGCCGATCCTGCTGGCGTTCGACGTGGACGGCACGTTGGCTCCTATTGTCTCCGATCCCCGCAGCTCGAGGGTACCCCCGGCCACGGTGAGCGCCTTGACACGGCTGGCGGCGGCAAAGGGGCTGCGGGTTGCGCTGGTCACCGGCCGTGACGCCGCATCCCTGGACCGCGTCGTACGCATCCGCAGTGCCTGGCGTGCCGTGGAGCATGGTGCGCTCGTTATCCCGCCGAGAAGGGAGCCTCGGCGCCCGGAGCTTTCCAGCGACGCGCAGCGGCGCCTCGCCGGGTTTGCTTCGTGGGTGCACAGCGAGCTCGTTGGCAAAGGCGCGACCATCGAACGCAAGCCCCGCGCCCTTGCCGTGCATGTGCGCGACCTGGCGCAGTCGGCACCCGGCAAGGCAGATAGACTCCTGATGCGAGCGAGCTCGGCGGCCGCGCGCCAAGGCCTCTCCGTGCGTCACGGCCGCTGCGTGCTCGAGGCCGAAATCGCCCCCGGAGACAAGGGCCGTGCCCTGGCCGCCGTCGCGAGGCGCTGTCGCGCGCGCGGCGTGCTGTATGTGGGCGACGACCTCACCGACCTGCCCGCGATCCGCCTGGCTGCCGCTCGAGGCGGTTTCGGCGTGTTCGTGCGTTCCGAGGAGCGGCCGCGCGCCCCAGGCGGCGCCAGTGCCTCGCTTTCAGGTACGTCCGAAGTGCATACACTGGTTGACCTTCTTTGCAGCACGATCGAAGAACGAGCCGTGCCGCGCAGCTCAAGATAACTCGTGTGTTTCGGCGAGGACCGGGCGCCGCTGGCGAGGCGCGACTACTCGCACAACCTGAGCACGGCACCCTCGAGCACGGTGCTGGGCGCCTGCCGGGTGTTCTTGAGCTTCCGGTCGGTCTGCGCAAGCACG encodes the following:
- the otsB gene encoding trehalose-phosphatase, whose amino-acid sequence is MQPTPAQLARQVLSLPKPILLAFDVDGTLAPIVSDPRSSRVPPATVSALTRLAAAKGLRVALVTGRDAASLDRVVRIRSAWRAVEHGALVIPPRREPRRPELSSDAQRRLAGFASWVHSELVGKGATIERKPRALAVHVRDLAQSAPGKADRLLMRASSAAARQGLSVRHGRCVLEAEIAPGDKGRALAAVARRCRARGVLYVGDDLTDLPAIRLAAARGGFGVFVRSEERPRAPGGASASLSGTSEVHTLVDLLCSTIEERAVPRSSR
- a CDS encoding trehalose-6-phosphate synthase, translated to MTRSRGRLVVVANRGPYRMATQGSAVRLMRAAGGLVTALDPVLRDHGGVWVSGDEIQMNGAERGQVGYDLAHVSMTASQREGFYQGVSNAVLWPTLHSFPPTIRIGEAPWHDYVHANDMFAQSICHSSRPGDLVWVQDYHLMLVPAILRRRRPRARIGWFCHVPWPGPDLFAMLPWRGEILEGLLGADVIGFHCDSYAMNFLACAERVTDLRVDPARMTVRAGRRTVRVTVAPIGVPVDDIQTLASGPRVAAHVERIHHALGNRRIVLGVDRLDYTKGIPERILAYEQFLRSDRSIRNRYVFVQVMVPSRTDVRAYAELKAEIDRLVGSVNGQYSSTGRVAVHYLYRNLDQHALYAHYMAADVAFITPLRDGMNLVAQEYVVCHMNCDGVLVLSEFAGAADYLTDALTVNPHDIDALAGVLKRALSMPHDEVRQRMTNLRNVVHKLDVHRWADTFLSNIERPL
- a CDS encoding 3'(2'),5'-bisphosphate nucleotidase CysQ, with the translated sequence MLERELREATSLAREAGRILLELYHTDVVVDFKGRSDPVTEADKRANTYIVNGLRARFQDGVVAEETEDTSDALRKGRCWYVDPLDGTKEFLARNGEFSVMIGLAIDGRAQLGVVYQPVTDKLYRGVVGERASLHYQGRETHLCVSELAEPSELALIMSRSHGSIHIDQLVERLAIKRTAKSGSVGLKIGQIAERKADLYVLFSDRSCAWDACAPEAVLRAAGGQLTDLAAQPLHYGGTDVRNRRGLLACNAAAFDAVRPVVAALGSEHGLV